The following proteins come from a genomic window of Chloracidobacterium sp.:
- a CDS encoding ribosome maturation factor RimP, translated as METSSISQRIRQIAMTASSQKGLEFVHAEVAGTKRNPVVRVFVDKPGGVTVEDCGELSRSIEAVLDADDFIPSAYVLEVSSPGLERELYSLDDFKKFIGRKARIKTTDEIDSRKAFKGTIETVEGDEIVFSDRTADVVRIPYGIVKKANLVFDIADDLRKG; from the coding sequence ATGGAAACGAGTTCGATCTCGCAAAGGATCAGGCAGATAGCGATGACCGCAAGTTCGCAGAAGGGCCTTGAATTCGTTCATGCAGAGGTCGCCGGCACCAAGCGAAATCCGGTCGTGCGCGTCTTCGTTGATAAGCCTGGCGGCGTTACGGTCGAGGATTGCGGCGAACTGTCGCGTTCGATAGAGGCCGTTTTGGATGCGGACGATTTCATTCCTTCGGCTTACGTGCTGGAGGTCTCGTCGCCGGGGCTCGAACGGGAACTTTACAGCCTTGACGATTTTAAGAAATTCATCGGACGAAAGGCACGGATCAAGACAACCGACGAGATTGATTCCAGAAAGGCCTTCAAGGGCACGATCGAAACCGTTGAGGGAGACGAGATCGTTTTTAGCGACCGAACAGCAGATGTCGTGAGAATTCCCTATGGGATCGTAAAGAAGGCGAACTTGGTTTTTGATATTGCGGACGACCTGAGAAAAGGATAG